The following coding sequences lie in one Alosa alosa isolate M-15738 ecotype Scorff River chromosome 21, AALO_Geno_1.1, whole genome shotgun sequence genomic window:
- the LOC125286743 gene encoding membrane-spanning 4-domains subfamily A member 4D-like has protein sequence MEGESTDSERKANGVTEVQTVTGGNKPLHRFLAGQPRYIGIAIMFFGCNELMLGLPLVRVTIMTSARLYTPFWQGTLFMICGILSIHTHSYPSKKLVTVCLAMYIVTILGGCFTLIFRLIAIINGMFYDTFHDDGDDAYVLLAQLKSTEAVLYSSTIVVIILLICLCCFAKQSLKSSNTQVIMRQVLMVTDTETE, from the exons atggagggagagag TACTGACTCAGAGAGGAAGGCAAATGGGGTGACTGAAGTTCAAACAGTGACAGGAGGAAACAAGCCGCTACATCGCTTTTTAGCAGGACAGCCAAGATACATTGGG ATTGCGATAATGTTCTTTGGCTGTAACGAGCTGATGCTGGGTCTCCCACTGGTTAGAGTGACCATAATGACCTCAGCAAGATTGTACACTCCTTTCTGGCAAGGCACATTG TTCATGATCTGTGGAATTTTGTCAATTCACACTCACAGCTACCCATCCAAAAAGCTG GTGACTGTGTGCTTGGCTATGTACATTGTCACAATACTAGGTGGTTGCTTTACACTTATTTTCAGACTGATTGCCATTATAAATGGAATGTTCTATGATACTTTccatgatgatggtgatgatgcaTATGTCCTCCTT GCTCAGCTGAAAAGCACTGAGGCTGTGTTATATTCATCTACAATAGTTGTGATTATTCTCCTCATTTGTCTTTGCTGTTTTGCCAAACAATCTTTAAAGTCTTCCAACACACAG gTCATCATGCGACAAGTTCTGATggtcacagacacagagacagaatga